One segment of Gemmatimonadota bacterium DNA contains the following:
- a CDS encoding ABC transporter permease: MLWGEILRVALGAIYANKMRSFLTMLGIIIGIAAVITMVALGEGAQRSVQERLSRLGTNVLTVRPGQEFFGGIDRGSGTRLTARDAEALLRAPRAIRAVAPEMQRRLQVSRGNSNANSQVTGTWPSYFGINNRAIAAGRLFTAGEERGRQRVAVLGALAGERLGVLPTAALIGQDIQIRGIPFEVIGVLAEQGEQGFSNPDEALYIPLATAQFRVFGNERVGAIHVQARSAQSMDAAMAEIDRVLRREHRIRPGEQSDFSVRNQATLLSTFQETTRTFSFLLAGIALVSLLVGGIGIMNIMLVSVTERTREIGVRKALGARRRDILLQFLIEALVLCLAGGILGVTVGSGAALALQRLAGWNTAVAPDAVVLAFLFAAAVGIFFGLWPARRAARLDPIVSLRYE; this comes from the coding sequence ATGCTCTGGGGCGAGATCCTGCGCGTCGCGCTGGGCGCCATCTATGCCAACAAGATGCGCTCCTTCCTCACCATGCTGGGCATCATCATCGGCATTGCCGCGGTCATCACGATGGTCGCCCTCGGGGAGGGAGCGCAGCGGTCCGTGCAGGAGCGGCTGTCTCGACTGGGTACCAACGTGCTCACGGTCCGCCCCGGCCAGGAGTTCTTCGGCGGGATCGACCGCGGCAGTGGGACGCGCCTCACGGCCCGGGATGCGGAAGCCCTGTTACGAGCGCCACGCGCCATCCGCGCGGTCGCGCCCGAGATGCAGCGCAGGCTGCAGGTCAGCCGTGGCAACAGCAATGCCAACTCGCAGGTCACGGGCACCTGGCCGAGTTACTTCGGCATCAACAACCGGGCGATTGCCGCGGGCCGCCTCTTCACGGCTGGCGAGGAGCGTGGCCGCCAGCGCGTCGCGGTGCTGGGCGCGCTGGCCGGTGAACGGCTGGGCGTCCTGCCCACGGCCGCGCTGATCGGGCAGGACATCCAGATCCGCGGCATCCCCTTCGAGGTGATTGGCGTGCTCGCGGAGCAGGGGGAGCAGGGGTTCAGCAACCCCGACGAGGCCCTCTACATCCCGCTCGCCACCGCCCAGTTCCGCGTCTTTGGCAACGAGCGCGTGGGCGCGATCCATGTCCAGGCCAGGAGCGCCCAGAGTATGGATGCCGCCATGGCCGAGATCGATCGCGTGCTGCGGCGCGAGCACCGCATCCGTCCCGGCGAGCAGAGCGACTTCAGCGTGCGCAACCAGGCAACGCTGCTCAGCACCTTCCAGGAGACGACCCGCACCTTCTCCTTCCTGCTGGCCGGGATCGCGCTGGTCTCGCTGCTGGTGGGCGGGATCGGCATCATGAACATCATGCTCGTCTCGGTCACCGAGCGGACTCGTGAGATCGGCGTGCGCAAGGCCCTGGGCGCCCGGCGTCGCGACATCCTGCTCCAGTTCCTCATCGAGGCGCTCGTGCTCTGCCTGGCCGGCGGGATCCTGGGCGTAACCGTAGGGAGCGGAGCGGCGCTCGCCCTGCAGCGGCTGGCCGGCTGGAACACGGCGGTGGCGCCCGATGCCGTGGTGCTGGCCTTCCTCTTCGCCGCGGCCGTAGGGATCTTCTTCGGCCTCTGGCCGGCGCGCCGCGCGGCGCGCCTCGATCCCATCGTTTCGCTGCGCTACGAGTAG
- a CDS encoding efflux RND transporter periplasmic adaptor subunit: MVAGLAACGAAAAPAEEGTAADIAAVERRDMDIRVEAAGTVEPIRVVEVKSKASGEILRLTFETGHEVQQGALLAEIDPRDVRNALAQAEADLAVARERLAIAEAQRRRSADLRESSVITAQEFEAAALDEANAQAQLVKARTNLELARERMGDVTIRAPLAGTVIEKNVEVGQIIASASQNISGGTTLLRMADLSAMQVRALVDETDIGRVAPGQTAQVTVEAYQDRRFTGAVLKIEPQAVVEQNVTMFPVLVRLENQERLLKPGMNAEIQVEIARREGVMVVPNAAVVSPRDLMPAAAALGLSEEAVRAALGRGRPDAAAVAGAGAGQSGAQPGGAAASAAGADAGRSGAAPPSTECSRLRDRLRGGGFAQLSEQERALLQKCRSQFGGGGAAGTLGGGPGRASGVGGSGSGSGAFGGGSFGGGSRPNGDARPGIVFVSTAKGPEPRTVLLGVNDWEYSEVIRGLEPGEKVVLVSVARLQQQQQEFENRIRQRSAGMFQGGGQSGRPANGAAVQRR; encoded by the coding sequence CTGGTCGCCGGGCTCGCCGCCTGCGGGGCGGCTGCCGCGCCTGCCGAGGAGGGGACTGCAGCGGACATCGCCGCCGTCGAGCGACGCGATATGGACATCCGCGTCGAGGCAGCGGGCACGGTCGAGCCGATCCGGGTGGTCGAAGTGAAGTCAAAAGCGTCGGGCGAGATCCTGCGTCTCACCTTCGAGACCGGCCACGAGGTGCAGCAAGGCGCGTTGCTGGCCGAAATCGATCCCCGCGACGTGCGCAACGCTCTGGCGCAGGCGGAGGCGGACCTGGCCGTGGCCCGCGAGCGGCTCGCTATTGCCGAGGCGCAGCGCCGGCGGTCTGCCGACTTGCGCGAGTCCAGCGTCATCACCGCGCAGGAGTTCGAGGCCGCGGCGCTGGATGAGGCCAACGCGCAGGCCCAACTGGTGAAGGCCAGGACGAACCTCGAGCTGGCGCGCGAGCGTATGGGCGACGTCACCATCCGTGCGCCGCTGGCCGGCACGGTGATCGAGAAGAATGTCGAGGTCGGCCAGATCATTGCTTCGGCGAGCCAGAACATTTCGGGCGGCACCACATTGCTGCGCATGGCGGACCTGTCCGCCATGCAGGTGCGGGCGCTGGTGGATGAAACGGACATTGGCCGGGTCGCGCCCGGTCAGACGGCGCAGGTCACGGTCGAGGCGTACCAGGACCGGCGCTTCACGGGCGCAGTGCTGAAGATCGAGCCGCAGGCGGTGGTGGAACAGAATGTCACCATGTTCCCGGTCCTGGTGCGCCTCGAGAATCAGGAGCGGCTGCTCAAGCCGGGGATGAACGCGGAGATCCAGGTCGAGATCGCGCGACGGGAAGGCGTGATGGTCGTGCCCAATGCCGCCGTGGTGAGTCCCCGCGACCTCATGCCGGCGGCGGCCGCGCTGGGGCTGAGCGAAGAGGCGGTCCGCGCCGCACTGGGGCGGGGGCGCCCCGATGCCGCGGCCGTAGCCGGCGCTGGGGCTGGGCAGTCCGGCGCCCAGCCAGGTGGTGCGGCCGCGTCCGCGGCGGGTGCCGACGCCGGCCGGAGCGGTGCGGCGCCGCCCAGCACGGAGTGCAGCCGGCTCAGAGATCGGCTGCGCGGCGGCGGCTTCGCCCAACTGTCGGAGCAGGAGCGGGCGCTGCTGCAGAAGTGCCGCTCCCAATTCGGCGGCGGCGGCGCCGCGGGCACCCTCGGAGGCGGCCCTGGTCGTGCCAGTGGAGTTGGCGGTAGTGGCTCTGGCAGTGGGGCGTTCGGGGGCGGCAGCTTCGGCGGCGGCTCCCGCCCGAATGGCGACGCGCGGCCCGGCATCGTGTTCGTCTCGACCGCCAAGGGGCCCGAGCCGCGTACGGTCCTGCTTGGGGTCAACGACTGGGAGTACAGCGAAGTGATCCGCGGCCTCGAGCCCGGCGAGAAAGTTGTGCTGGTCTCCGTCGCTCGCCTGCAGCAGCAGCAGCAGGAGTTCGAGAACCGCATCCGCCAGCGCTCGGCCGGCATGTTCCAGGGGGGTGGCCAGAGTGGCCGTCCTGCCAACGGCGCGGCGGTGCAGAGGCGCTGA